In the genome of Aedes aegypti strain LVP_AGWG chromosome 2, AaegL5.0 Primary Assembly, whole genome shotgun sequence, the window atcgcgagtacgttgaaattgcctgctcctcacgtttttaagacgcaTCAAgtgtttaagatcatcgtctataatcacggattcaaatttttcttcacattttggaattgcaatgcttctggcttgagcaatggaatttgttatagttttaagagcattgtcaatatcaagttttgatagtaaagaaatgttaacatcaagattagagtcaatatatatttcatcaaatcaatcgtagaaggatttctagaagaggaaaaacacatAGGGCTATCaatgtattgaattgagaaatatcctgaagagcactcatcaaataaaattctgccgttggaattactttgagaattattccatgaccgatgtttggcatgaaagtcaccaatgacaaaaattttgacttattgctgtccagagcattgaaaaggcaaataggcagctatgaaagtatatttaccaagctgtgtttaaactgaaacacataaagtttcaaaaactttaatttcaaatgacgaaaacagttgatgttttattcgcctatgaatgatgattgcaactctcccacatgccccattaagtcgatcattatgataaacaaaaagttaggatcttttgtttgtttggatccaggttttaaatatgtttcagtaattaCTGCTattgcacgttattagctgtaaaaaaattaaactgaTCGTCTTCTTTACCAtccagagaacgagcattcctatataaaatatttaaattattatttggatttattagaaaaacgtaatccaataacaatttgattagtaaattttacacctacttggactgcttcagtcatagtggtggctttgaacattgcatcaatcattagattcaactcagttagaaaattataatcagagacaaacatatcacttgaagtgggtacatttgatgattttccattagaattttcggtagacgaagaggcggagtagatgttacctgtggcggcagggttttatCCATTTGATtcgaaacaagtagaatgggtactcatagtacgaatagggatGGAGTATAAATTATCTGCTACGATATCAGCAAATGATTTTTCGTGAGTAAatacatttgaaattatatgattcgaacggctacccgacggattaaaattagattgtgaatgagcatgattatgatcatccTGATGAAtatgattcttgatcaagcgatcgttaactgaaaaatgagcattgttcgatactctaccaggcaaattccggaaacgaccgttatcgtaacggatattatccttcatctgcctggcacgagcctcgacaaCTTGCctgcgcgaagggcaagccaaaaaatttgattcatgattgcccccgcaattggcgcatatgaacttatcggtatcttcctccactggacagacgtccttgacgtgagaagaacctccgcaaatcaggCATTCAGCATCCATGTGACAATTATTTGTACCAtggccccacttttggcaccgacggcactgagtaaggttctggtaatttcctctaggtttctggaaatgttcccatgtcacacggacatcgaacataagtctagctttttctgaaGCTTCAATATTGTTTAGgtcacttttgttaaagttaactaaataatattcttcagAAAGCCTTTTCTGAACAATGCTACATTGGGTTCTCttcttcataatgattacttggactggggaaaatccaagtaaataatttattccatttttgatctcttctggtcactatagtcacttgagagacctttcaagacgaatttgaacaaacgttgagttttgtcgtcataagtaaaaaaatgtggtttttctcttcaagatgtttgagaagaaattcgcgatctttaagagtttccggcaaaacgcgacagtctcctttctttgcgatttggaaagaaaccttgattcccctaatggagttcaagatctcctgcctaaatcccccaaattcggaacaactgaccacgataggcggcactctttgcttcctcacttgaatcaaagagcctgggctagaggctgcttcgatttggtgttcagaaaatttgtctagagcatcgaactgattgcttatttcgatgcaattatcaacattaatcatttcacccttggaaaacGTTCACATTCCAGAGAAACTTCCTTTCtcccattcttgccacgtttagtgacagtttttaatcccacttttttggaaggaagttgtgaattcagagattcacccttacttttatttgtagttgcaaccatgtttagtgaataaacgaaaagaGACGAGaactcctaagaggttttttttcccaagacagtgtccaagaaggattacgaacgctagctttcgccaacgggtccaaacaaggattgtaaagggatcaattgtagaaaaaatagtactgttttagtagcactgaaaaataccgattttaattttagcactaaaaagtactgttttattattttagatggttgaaaaaaaaaaacttccaagagcagagagaattcgagTAACTTACAGcatgaaggtacgatgcgcactgaggtATTTCATGTTGAACATAAATTCAAGGGTGTTACAAACATTCGCGCTACAACTGAAAGGTTAATAACAGGAGGGTATTATCACTTTGCATTTAAACTCATTTTTACAGTGAGCATTCTGGTTTCAGTCATATTCGTCTTATTCGATTAACTATTTTTACGTAACATATTATATAAATGTATAACTAAGCTTATCGATAAACATACTTTTGAAATATATGGTAGAATATCTACAACATCAGTCAACAGGTCGAATCATCATGCGAGAGCGTTTCAGGCCATAGTTGTATCCGCGGAAGGCCTTCCAACACATCATTGTGGCAAACTCCTCACGTTTTCCTGTCAGGTACAAACCGTTGAGATTGCTAGAATGAATTAACCATCAATTAAATCAAAACTCTTAATCACTAACCAAACTATTAATGCAGTTTTACCTTTCATGGCAAGCCGCCATCCACCACCCGCTCTTATACTGCACCGCACAATTGTCGGGAGCATGCGCGTCGTTATCTGAATCCAGAGTAGAAAACATGCTCGATACCGCGTAGCTAAGTGAATCCCCGGCATCCCCACTGTACGTTCCCAAGCTGTTGAGCGCGTACTTTTCCTCTGGTCCACCCACCTGCATGTGACTGTACTTTGCAACAACGGTTTTTCCGTCAAAATCTTCCATCACTATATGCAGTTCGTGTTTCTTGGAGTACGTAAGCTCGTGGATTTTACTCAGTCCTagccaaaactctccgtcgcgAAGATTTCCAAATCCATGCTCGTACTCGTTCCAGCCACGATAAAAGTTCACCGATCCGTCGAAACGGTTTTGAATTACGGTCCAGCCACCTTCCAGGTAGGTTTGATCGCAATACACTTCGAACGAGTCCTTGAAGCCAGGTTGCGGATGAATACGCTGAACGCCCGATCGAAGAGCACCAACATCTGCGCAGAATTGTGGTAGCTGCTTTGCTTCCAGTGTGAGCATTCGTGAGGACGATTTTGAACGTAATTGGTCACTCATGTGCTGAAGGATGAAGTCGTTTAACATCTCTGTTGTGGCGAGGGTTTGCTGTGCACGGTGAATTTTGCTGCAACGTTATGTATGAGTTagttacattaaaaaaatcgttgaTGTACTACTAATGTAATTACCCCGTGTCACTGAGAATACGTGAAACATTGAATGAAAGCATTTCAAGCGCAATCTTCATCGCGGGCATCTCATCGactatttcattatttttcagtatttttttcaacTGCATCTCAACGTTGTTTAAAGCATTCACCTGTTTCATAACTAGTGTTTCTGTACTAGAAACCACCTTTCGAAGATCTTCAATTTCTGCGATCAAAACCTGGTGATACTCTTTGGAACGAAGATGATCTCTCTGCATACTGTAAGTAATTAGAATAATAGTCGTAAATCTTTCCGCTATCTCAGTATGATTCGTTTGCACTCACTTGTAATTAACGGCATCCAATCCCGTCACGGTCAATTCATAGCCAAAGCCAGCTGCACTAACGGTACCATTGCCCTCAGCATCCGACCTTGCCCACAGGGTAACTTGTAAAACAACCAAAACTAGTAACCTACTTAGCTC includes:
- the LOC110677006 gene encoding microfibril-associated glycoprotein 4-like; this translates as MELSRLLVLVVLQVTLWARSDAEGNGTVSAAGFGYELTVTGLDAVNYNMQRDHLRSKEYHQVLIAEIEDLRKVVSSTETLVMKQVNALNNVEMQLKKILKNNEIVDEMPAMKIALEMLSFNVSRILSDTGKIHRAQQTLATTEMLNDFILQHMSDQLRSKSSSRMLTLEAKQLPQFCADVGALRSGVQRIHPQPGFKDSFEVYCDQTYLEGGWTVIQNRFDGSVNFYRGWNEYEHGFGNLRDGEFWLGLSKIHELTYSKKHELHIVMEDFDGKTVVAKYSHMQVGGPEEKYALNSLGTYSGDAGDSLSYAVSSMFSTLDSDNDAHAPDNCAVQYKSGWWMAACHESNLNGLYLTGKREEFATMMCWKAFRGYNYGLKRSRMMIRPVD